The segment TTACAGCTATTATGATTCCTCATAATCTATAAACTAAATATCAAGATAAATCTTTTTACTGTTTGAAATACTGACTTCAACATCTTCACATATATGCGATATACGATTTGGAACATTATTATTCATAGTATTCCAATATATACTGTTCTCATTGTTTACTGTTCAGTTTAATTCGAGTTAATTGAACGCTACAGGACCATGTTTCATTTATCAATatgatattttctattttatttttttcctaTTTAGTGGTTATTATCCAGTTATACTTGGATGGTGTTTATATTACCTTTATTTATCATGTACTCTATCTTCACTACCAACTACTGAACAGGCTGGTTTGGAAATCTTCACAAACTTCACACAGGTACATATATTAATGACGGTAATAACATAATTATGTAATTACTCAAAAGACAAAAAAACCTGAATGAAACTTTgatgattttaataaattataaactACATTATCTATGTAATAAGAAGTTTTATAATGAATCAGTGTCATTCTTTTTACAAAGTACAATTTTATGTAGTCGGATTCAAATAACACTAAGTTATTTAGACAGGTTAGACCATATGGTTATCCTAAATGAGATAAGTAATACGGAATTTTGAAGTTCTTACTAAATAgctgaaaattaaatttttaactgCTAAACCACTACTACAGTGTGCCATGAAATTCAGTCAATAAAATCCCACCTTATTCATTGGTAGTATACCTGATGTAAATCTATTCAAAAAGAAGTTAATTTAAGAGtttaaaatagtttataaaGATGTTCATTTTACAGATAAATTATACCCTAAAAATATCTGATAAAATTACTATCCAAATAGATTTTGGTAAGATGTTTCACATCATTTATAAAAAACACTTGGCCCGATCATACACAGATGTTAAGAATTTTATTCAGTTTGTATACCAATCACAAAAGCAACATATTATATAGAACAAGTATGTACAGTATTTAAAACCGGAGAAGCAAAGAAGAGGAATATGTACTCCAATGTTGCTCTGTAATCGAATTTTGTAGAAGACTTTTACAGTTAATTATATCCCAGTTTTGGAAGCTAACTCTTACGAACTGTGTCAGTATTTCGACTATTACATATTCAATAAACTATTAACTACTAAATTTAAGAAAACCCATTGAATTAATAATGTTCGCATACAAAGTCTACAATAGCTCTACAGGTATATCTTAACAGAAAGCAGAAAATTAGAAAATCCTCAATTTCGCTCATCAAGTCACGTAGGTAACTTTCCATAATAATTCGAAAATAATTTACTAACTTTAGTTACCTCTGTACTGACTGCTTGACTGTTTCGCTACAATGGTGTATGATCTTATTGCCCAGGAAACCCCAACTATCTAGCTAAAGGACTACAACATTATCAAAACCAACCACTCTAATTACATAAATCTACTAATATTTcaatatattcaaatatttatttatttgtttaatatgaattgttttatttcataCCATTTAGCATTCATACTGGCCAGTATTCACTCAAGTTCTAGCAGTTACACTCAGTGGTGTTTGTTTATTAGGTGGAATCAAGTGGATTGAAAGGGTCAACATGGTTCTAGTTCCATTGCTTTTGGCGATTGTGATTTTTACATTTGGTTGGTCATTAACACGACAATATGCTGAAGTTGGCATTGTATTTCTTTTCACACCATCATGGGGTGAGTAATTGCAATCGATAAGGGATCTAAACGTTTTTTTTACAATATCCTAAAATATAAGAAAGTAACCATAAGGTATATTAATATTAATCGTGTAGGTCAGTCATTCATCCATACTAacgtaataaaatttatttttatcatcatttatCAATCACATTAACCATATTTTTGATGGTCGTGGAGTCTAAGAGTGAATCAGTAAAACTCCTGAGTGTGTTAATCTCACCACACAgccaaataattataaatatatatgctatcagaaaggggttttgtggagattttagtaattttatagtcggattcatgagtccattaaagctagaccaccagagaaaaactggaatcactgaacgaccgttttatccgattgtgggactcctcagcattgtgcATTCACGACCCTTATCGTGAAATGcgagcccaggacctattgGTCTTGCACGCGcacacttaacatctagactaCCGGgccagcattcaacggtgttattgtctaacttcaaccgatcgaCGAAATCGCGCTACCGCCCTATTGGTCCCGGGTTCGATTCTCGCGAGCGGGATCGTTAATACacgttgctgaggagtcctatactaggacgaaacgaccgtccggagcttctaggttttccatggtggtctagctttaattggctcatgaattcaacaatcaTATAAACATATATCTTAATTATGAGCTTACTTTCAGATTATAAAATCGAATGACGTCTGTCCAACACATTTAGTCGCATAACGCAGTAGATGTTAATAATATTTCGAAATATACATACTGATGAAATATTACGTACTTCTAGCTGCTTGTGACTATCGATCTCTTTGAAACATATTTCAAACATTAACTTCATTTATTTGATAACTGCAAATAAAATGCACATGTTCATGAACAAACAAATCTTTATTGTGTTTGTTGACCAGATGAAATCAAACAGAAAATCATCTTTCagtagaataaaaataaatgatcttTAGTTTACAAGTGATTTGTCAAAGTTGTGGGTTGAATCGAGTGACTTAATTCATTTACTATAATCTACACTGTTCACTGATAACACTGGGGACTAGAATGGTATGTTCCACTAAAATTCCGAGAACATATAAATGTGAGACGTGAGAAGGTAATATCATATTATGAAACTAAGTATTAtatatttttctcatttcagGAAGCTTTTTAAACCCCAGTATGTGGATCGCAGCGGCCGGTCAAAATGCATTCGATACTAACGCTGGTATGGCTGTTCTGGCAACTTACTCTACTTTTATGTCACGGGACTCTAGGATAGTTTCGTATAGTTTCCTTATTCCTATTGTCAACAATGTCGTTAGGTAAACGGATTACTTAAAGttggtttgttttaattttttatttgtcAAGATTTGTAATGATAGATCTTTTAGCAAGAAACGAGATAAATAAAGACTGATGTATTGTAGTAGTGAATATCGAAAACTGTTTACAGTTGACCAGCCCTGAAGGTGATCAAACTGTAGCTTTTTTTTGCTATAATACTACTTATtcttagataaataaataatgcaaaCTCTATTTTGATGCATCaaataaaagttattttttaaGCTAAATCTTATGTAACCCTAGATGTTTACGACATTTAATTATTCCATTAACCGTCCAAAATTCCTCAAAATggcttttttaaaatttactttatCCTACCATTAGCTTCTTCGCATCGATCACAATCTTTTCGACTGTATTTTCAACAATCATACAAACAAATCCCACAGCTACTCGTTCAGCTATTGTTAGGATTATAAAGACCGCTGGACCCGGTAGTACGGGACTTACTTTCACCTGGTGAGATTTATTTAATTACAATATTCAATACGTTAAACTAGATTGAAGTGTCATTTGAAATATGTTTAAGACAACTACAGTTTTCATGTTAATGGGTTTTAAGTATATAAGTTTTCATAACATATAAAAGTGTCAGTACATCAAAGTACCAGAAAAACATACAAGTTGAAGTGACAGTATTGTAAGGacaaaagaaaatgaatatataatcAATAAGTAAAAGATTTGCTAAGagatataatttttttaaatagttaagatcatgagtcagtttaagttagaccaccatggaaaacctgaaagcattggatggccgttttgtcctattatgggactcctcagcagtgcgcatccatgatcccacctcgcgagattcgaacccagttcGTATCGGTCTTGcgctcgaacgcttaacctctggaccattgagccggcattcaacggtgttaatgtctaacttcaaccaatccacgaaattgagcgatacatccaccattgtcttcagtgagttactatctcacaacagacccgactgaactccactggtcgctgcttctcactagaactccaggaaatgctTCTTAAAGCCAGTCAcaataggttttccatggtggccttacttcaactgactcatgactTGAACTATTTAAAttgctataatatccacaaaacccctttctgatattagatacagttttgtttttttaaaatatccaTATCTTACTGACTAATTCTGACGTGTTCTAAACTCAACAGTTAGTCGAAGGAAATTATTTATACATACTTCTATTAGGTTATCTATACATCTATGATttatattatttctttattgtcacttaaatggaaataaaaaatGTAACTCCTACATCATGTTCAAgcatagaaaataaaataactgaagTGAATTGAACCAAATGGATATTACTTACAAAAAGTGACATTTTCTGACTAAATAAATTTTAGATTAATTTACTTTTACAGTACATTAGTGATGTAAAATACTTTAGCACTTagcaaaaaaagaaaacttagatcaattttttcaaaatgaataaCACTGATATCATTATGTATATTAACCCAAAATCATCTTTCTTTAAACAATATCATAGCACATACCTTTATAAAATGTAAATCATTAAAGGAATTTCTAATATagatataatttttttcatttcaggATACCTGTGCTATTTTCAAAAGTTGGTATATTCGGTCGAGTATTATGCGCCTTATTCTTTTTATGCCTTGTTTTTGCTGGAATTAGTTCTTTGTTATCATTAACTCAAGTGCATGTTCTTGCTATGAAAGATTTTAATGGTGAGTTATTCAATTCAGACAAAACATGGATTAACTTTTTTGAAATAAAGTGAAAAATTAAACGTAAAAAAAC is part of the Schistosoma mansoni strain Puerto Rico chromosome 1, complete genome genome and harbors:
- a CDS encoding putative sodium-dependent amino acid transporter, whose product is MSERKVSSETNVTHVKLRVTAEKSMFQSALGGIISCLGSAVGTGNIWRFPRILASHSYSTGGIKWIERVNMVLVPLLLAIVIFTFGWSLTRQYAEVGIVFLFTPSWGSFLNPSMWIAAAGQNAFDTNAGMAVLATYSTFMSRDSRIVSYSFLIPIVNNVVSFFASITIFSTVFSTIIQTNPTATRSAIVRIIKTAGPGSTGLTFTWIPVLFSKVGIFGRVLCALFFLCLVFAGISSLLSLTQVHVLAMKDFNVPHRLAVGIALLASMIIGLPSAIKLEFLTNQDNTWGYGLIVSGFLFCLIVIIYGPNRYRRVLVNDYGINDCNLSIIWIPIIAVLVPLQSIVLIVWWIYESIKSEPNWYILTWDTLSTTLLEVG